GAACGTCCAGAGTGATCATAACTTGTAACTTGACCTGAACCCAATGGCTTACGTCTTGGATTTTGTTTAAGGTGTTCAATAGCACGATGTATATCATTTACTAAAAGATCGGCTAAATCATGATCAAAACCATGACGAACAAGGACTCTCATTACAACAAGATCAGTCCGATTAGCAGGCATTGAATATGCTGGAACTTGCCATCCACGAGTTCTTAAACGATCTGAAAGATCATATAAACTAAATGGGTACTTTTTTTCATCTTTAAGTGTCCATGTTAAAGCTGGTATACCTGTTTTACCACCATACAAAATTTTAAAAATTCCAGTCTTTGTCAACTCATTGGCAAGGTAATCTGTTGTATCATAACAAGCCTGATGAATACGACGATATCCCTCACGACCTAAGCGAAGTAAGTTATAATATTGACAAACTATTTGTCCTCCAGGTCTAGAAAAATTAATAGCAAATGTAGGAATATTACTTCCTAAATAGTTTACCCAAAAAATAAGATCTTCAGGTAAATCAGTTTTCTCTCTCCATACAACCCAGCCCATACCTAAAGGTGCAAGTCCAAACTTATGTCCTGAAGAGTTAATAGATTTTACACGAGGTAAGCGAAAATCCCATACTAGCTCAGGCTCAATAAATGGTGCAAGAAATCCTCCACTTGCTGCATCAACATGAATGGGAATATCCCATCCTTTCTTCTTTTGTAATGCATCTAATGCATTACTAACCTCTTCTACAGGTTCATACTGACCTGTATATGTTACACCTAATGTAGGGACCACGCCTATTGTATTTTCATCACAGCGTTTGATGGCTTCTTCTGGTGACATAATAAGTCTATTTTTTTCCATGGGAATTTCACGTAACTCAATATCCCAATAGCGAGCAAATTTATGCCAACAGATTTGTACAGGTCCACATACTAAGTTAGGCTTATCTGTTGATTTTCCAGCTTTTTTTCTTTGTGCCCTCCATCTCCACTTTAATGCCATACCACCAAGCATGGCTGCTTCACTAGAACCAATAGCTGAACATCCTATTGTATTTGTTGGATCTGGGGAATTCCAAAGATCAGCTAACATATTTACACAGCGCATTTCCAGTTCTGCTGTCTGTGGATATTCATCCTTATCAATCATGTTCTTAGCAACACATTCATCCATAAGTTTATGGATTTCAGGATCAACCCAAGTCTGACAAAATGTTGCAAGATTTTGCCGTGCATTACCATCTAGCATAAGCTCATCATGAACAGCCTGATAAATATCTCTAGGTCTATGCTCATACAGTGGCATTTGATACTTAGGTAAGGTTTGACTAAGATCATCTTCTGCAAAAACATCATCTAATAATTCATGACGTACCACACCATTACTCATGGATGATTTTTGTGTCCTATTCCCCATAGATCCTCTTTTTGTTCCATGCCCCACAGGCATTTTTTTTACTACAGCCTTTCTTGCAGTTGCCATGTAATTATCTCCTTCATAAGTAAGCTGTTATTTAAGAAAATGCTTAACCATTAGTTATTCTTGTGATCGCTGTTCTTTCCATGAAAGTTTTTTCATGCTATTTATAATTAAAGGCAGTCCAATAAAAACGATCATTCCAGATGCAACAAGAGTTACATATAATTCTGGATTTCCAACAGGTAGATTTGTTGGAGGGAAAAAACCCACTATTGTAGCAAATGCTACTCCTAAAAAACCTATTCCTGCTACTATAAACATTCCAATAATTCCACCAGGAATTTTATATACTCGAGGAAGATCAGGTTGAGTAATTCTAAGATAAATAGCAGCAGCAAACATTAGCATATACATTACAAGATACAGTGTAACTGTCATTGCAGATAATACAAAGAAAGCAACACTTACATTATCTATAATAAAATATAAGCAAGCTAAAATAGATACTATAATAGCTTGGATTATTAAAATAGTTACTGGAGAACCATGCTTATTTACCTTAGCTAAAAAAGGAGGAATTTCACCTTGTTGTGCGGTAGCAAGTAGTCCTCTACTTGGTCCTGTGACCCAAGACATAACTCCACCAATAGATCCAAAAGCCATAAGTAATCCAAGGATAGGGGTAAGAATACTTAACTTATAGTGAGCAAAAAGTACTTGAAATGCCTGCATAAGCCCAGCAGTTAAACTCAATTGATCAGCTGGTATTACAAAAGCTACAGCAAGTGAACCTAATAGGAATAAAATAAAAATTATTATAGCAGCAATAAGCATTGCAAAAGGAAATTGACGGCTTGGATTTTCCATATCCACGACTTGCACAGCTTGTACCTCTACTCCAGCAAAAAGAAGAACAATCCCTGCAAGAAATGCAATACTACCAAGACCTACGATATGAGGAAACAGCACAGGATGATGATGCTCAACAACTGTTTGTCCTGAACTTAATGTTATTGTTTCTATAAACAAAGCATTATCATTTCCTTGAAATATCCATAGTGCACCT
The sequence above is drawn from the Lawsonia intracellularis PHE/MN1-00 genome and encodes:
- a CDS encoding glutamate decarboxylase, with amino-acid sequence MATARKAVVKKMPVGHGTKRGSMGNRTQKSSMSNGVVRHELLDDVFAEDDLSQTLPKYQMPLYEHRPRDIYQAVHDELMLDGNARQNLATFCQTWVDPEIHKLMDECVAKNMIDKDEYPQTAELEMRCVNMLADLWNSPDPTNTIGCSAIGSSEAAMLGGMALKWRWRAQRKKAGKSTDKPNLVCGPVQICWHKFARYWDIELREIPMEKNRLIMSPEEAIKRCDENTIGVVPTLGVTYTGQYEPVEEVSNALDALQKKKGWDIPIHVDAASGGFLAPFIEPELVWDFRLPRVKSINSSGHKFGLAPLGMGWVVWREKTDLPEDLIFWVNYLGSNIPTFAINFSRPGGQIVCQYYNLLRLGREGYRRIHQACYDTTDYLANELTKTGIFKILYGGKTGIPALTWTLKDEKKYPFSLYDLSDRLRTRGWQVPAYSMPANRTDLVVMRVLVRHGFDHDLADLLVNDIHRAIEHLKQNPRRKPLGSGQVTSYDHSGRSSIPQKKK
- a CDS encoding amino acid permease — protein: MERNSVKHVTVTTLALMTVAAVVSLRGLPMMAKEGLSMIFYILFSTVIFLLPAAMVSAELGSAFSSKSGGVYAWVKAAFGSRWGFTAIWLQWIQNVVWYPTVLGFASSCLAYFFMSPELSASGTYTGIVTLIVYWCATVVALNGSKAVNSVAKYGVVWGTLLPGALIIVLGALWIFQGNDNALFIETITLSSGQTVVEHHHPVLFPHIVGLGSIAFLAGIVLLFAGVEVQAVQVVDMENPSRQFPFAMLIAAIIIFILFLLGSLAVAFVIPADQLSLTAGLMQAFQVLFAHYKLSILTPILGLLMAFGSIGGVMSWVTGPSRGLLATAQQGEIPPFLAKVNKHGSPVTILIIQAIIVSILACLYFIIDNVSVAFFVLSAMTVTLYLVMYMLMFAAAIYLRITQPDLPRVYKIPGGIIGMFIVAGIGFLGVAFATIVGFFPPTNLPVGNPELYVTLVASGMIVFIGLPLIINSMKKLSWKEQRSQE